A window of Peromyscus eremicus chromosome 7, PerEre_H2_v1, whole genome shotgun sequence contains these coding sequences:
- the Wdr6 gene encoding WD repeat-containing protein 6 isoform X2: protein MLKRVQNLLGHYLIHGFRVRPEPKGDVDSEAMIAVFGSKGLRIVKISWGPSHLRELWRSGLWNMSDWIWDVRWLEGNVALALGHNSVVLYDPVTGCMLQDVPCTDRCTLSSACLIGDTWKELTIVAGAVSNQLLVWYPATALTDNKPVAPDRRVSGHVGVIFSMSYLESKGLLATASEDRSVRIWKVGDLRVPGGRVQNIGHCFGHSARVWQVRLLENYLISAGEDCVCLVWSHEGEILQAFRGHQGRGIRAIAAHERQAWVITGGDDSGIRLWHLVGRGYPGLGVSALCFKSPSRPGALKAVTLAGSWRVLAVTDAGALYLYDVEVKCWEQLLEDNRFTSYCLLEAAPGPEGFGLCALANGEGLVKVVPINTPTAAVDQNLFQGKVHSLSWALRGYEELLLLASGPGGVVVCLEISAAPTGKAIFVKERCRYLLPPSKQRWHTCSAFLPPGDFLVCGDRRGSVMLFPARPSLFKNPGGGGKAITEAEAPGAGGSGGGSEKVATGLRPVSSLHSLHGRQGVTSVTCHGGYVYSTGRDGTYYQLFVHGGQLQPVLRQKSCRGMNWIAGLRMVPDGSMVILGFHANEFIVWSPRSHEKLHIVNCGGGHRSWAFSDTEAAMAFAYLKDGDVMLYRALGGCIRPNVILREGLHGREITCVRRVGTVTLGPEFEVPSLEHPDYLEPGSEGPGLIDIVITCSEDTTVCVLALPTTTGSAHALTAVCNHISSVRALAVWGIGTPGGPQDSRPGLTAQVVSAGGRAEMHCFSIMVTPDPSTPSRLACHVMHLSSHRLDEYWDRHRNRHRMVKVDPETRYMSLAICEFDSDKPGFGPLVAAACSDGAVRLFLLQDSGRILHLLAETFHHKRCVLKVHSFTHEAPNQRRRLILCSAATDGSLAFWDLTTAMDRGSTTLESPAHPGLPYQLGTPCLTVQAHSCGVNSLHTLPTPEGHHLVASGSEDGSLHVFTLAVKMPELKEADGEAELVPQLSVLEEYSVPCAHAAHVTGLKILSPSLMVSASIDQRLTFWRLGHGEPTFMNSTVYHVPDVADMDCWPVSPEFGHRCALGGQGLEVYNWYD, encoded by the exons ATGCTGAAGCGAGTACAGAACCTGCTTGGCCACTATCTTATCCATGGGTTCCGAGTGCGACCAGAGCCCAAAGGAGACGTTGACTCTGAGGCCATGATAGCTGTGTTTGGGAGTAAGGGACTCAGAATTGTGAAAATTAGCTGGGGTCCAAGCCATCTTCGAGAGCTCTGGCGCTCTGGCCTGTGGAACATGTCCGACTGGATCTGGGATGTTCGCTGGCTGGAGGGCAATGTGGCCTTGGCCTTGGGCCACAACTCAGTGGTGCTGTATGACCCTGTGACTGGGTGCATGCTGCAGGATGTACCCTGCACAGACAGGTGCACCCTCTCCTCAGCCTGCCTGATTGGAGACACCTGGAAGGAACTGACCATAGTGGCAGGTGCGGTTTCCAACCAGCTCCTGGTCTGGTATCCAGCCACGGCTTTAACAGACAACAAACCTGTGGCACCTGACCGGCGGGTTAGTGGACACGTGGGTGTCATCTTCAGCATGTCATACCTCGAAAGCAAGGGCCTGCTGGCAACTGCCTCAGAAGATCGAAGTGTCCGCATCTGGAAGGTGGGCGACCTCCGGGTGCCTGGGGGTCGGGTGCAGAATATTGGTCACTGCTTTGGACATAGTGCCCGTGTGTGGCAGGTGAGGCTCTTAGAGAATTATCTTATTAGTGCAGGAGAGGACTGTGTCTGCTTGGTTTGGAGCCATGAAGGTGAGATCCTTCAAGCCTTTCGGGGCCACCAGGGCCGCGGGATCCGAGCCATAGCAGCTCATGAGAGGCAAGCCTGGGTGATCACTGGGGGTGACGACTCAGGCATTCGGCTCTGGCATCTGGTAGGTCGTGGGTATCCAGGCTTGGGCGTCTCAGCTCTGTGCTTCAAGTCCCCTAGCCGGCCAGGTGCCCTCAAGGCTGTGACTCTGGCTGGTTCTTGGAGAGTACTGGCAGTGACTGATGCAGGGGCCCTCTACCTCTACGACGTTGAGGTCAAATGCTGGGAGCAGCTGCTGGAGGACAACCGATTTACATCTTACTGTCTGCTGGAAGCAGCTCCAGGGCCTGAGGGCTTTGGACTCTGTGCCTTGGCCAATGGGGAGGGTCTTGTCAAGGTTGTCCCTATCAACACTCCCACTGCTGCTGTGGACCAGAACCTGTTCCAGGGGAAGGTCCACAGCCTGAGTTGGGCCCTCCGTGGCTATGAGGAGCTTCTGTTGCTGGCATCAGGCCCTGGTGGGGTAGTAGTTTGCTTGGAGATCTCAGCTGCACCTACTGGCAAGGCCATCTTTGTCAAGGAACGTTGCCGGTACCTGCTTCCCCCAAGCAAGCAGAgatggcacacatgtagtgcCTTCCTGCCCCCAGGTGACTTCCTGGTCTGTGGGGACCGCCGTGGCTCTGTGATGCTGTTCCCTGCCAGACCAAGTCTATTTAAAAATCCTGGGGGTGGAGGCAAGGCTATCACTGAAGCTGAGGCACCTGGAGCTGGTGGTAGCGGTGGTGGGTCTGAGAAGGTTGCAACAGGATTACGCCCAGTATCTTCCCTCCATTCTCTGCATGGGAGACAGGGAGTGACCTCAGTTACCTGTCATGGTGGCTATGTATACAGCACAGGGCGTGATGGCACCTACTACCAGCTCTTCGTACATGGCGGCCAGCTCCAGCCAGTCCTAAGGCAGAAGTCCTGTCGTGGCATGAACTGGATAGCTGGGCTTCGCATGGTGCCTGATGGAAGCATGGTCATCTTGGGCTTCCATGCCAATGAATTTATAGTGTGGAGCCCCCGGTCCCATGAGAAGCTGCATATCGTCAACTGCGGTGGAGGGCACCGCTCCTGGGCCTTTTCTGATACTGAGGCAGCCATGGCCTTTGCCTACCTTAAGGATGGTGATGTCATGCTCTATCGGGCTCTAGGTGGCTGCATTCGTCCAAATGTGATTCTCCGAGAGGGTCTGCATGGCCGTGAAATCACATGTGTAAGGCGCGTAGGGACTGTAACCCTGGGCCCTGAATTTGAGGTACCCAGCTTGGAGCATCCTGACTACCTGGAGCCTGGCAGTGAGGGGCCTGGTCTGATTGACATCGTGATCACATGCAGCGAGGACACTACTGTCTGTGTCCTAGCGCTTCCCACAACCACAGGCTCAGCCCATGCACTCACAGCTGTTTGTAACCATATCTCTTCGGTGCGTGCTCTGGCAGTGTGGGGCATTGGCACTCCAGGTGGCCCACAGGATTCTCGACCAGGTCTCACTGCTCAAGTAGTATCTGCAGGGGGTCGAGCTGAGATGCACTGCTTCAGCATCATGGTCACTCCTGACCCCAGCACCCCAAGCCGCCTTGCCTGCCACGTCATGCACCTTTCATCCCACCGGCTCGATGAGTACTGGGACCGGCATCGTAACCGGCACCGGATGGTCAAGGTGGACCCTGAGACCAG GTACATGTCTCTTGCTATTTGTGAGTTTGACTCGGATAAGCCTGGCTTTGGACCCCTTGTGGCTGCAGCCTGTAGTGATGGAGCAGTAAG GCTTTTTCTCTTGCAGGACTCTGGGCGAATTCTGCATCTCCTTGCTGAGACTTTCCACCATAAGCGGTGTGTTCtcaaagtccattccttcactcatGAGGCACCTAACCAGCGGCG GAGGCTGATCCTGTGTAGTGCAGCTACAGACGGCAGCCTGGCCTTCTGGGATCTTACCACTGCGATGGACCGTGGCTCCACTACCCTGGAGTCCCCAGCACACCCTGGGCTTCCCTATC AGCTGGGCACTCCCTGCTTGACCGTCCAGGCCCATAGCTGTGGTGTCAACAGCCTGCACACCCTGCCTACCCCTGAGGGCCACCATCTTGTGGCCAGTGGCAGTGAGGATGGGTCCCTCCATGTCTTTACCCTTGCTGTGAAGATGCCAGAGCTGAAAGAGGCTGATGGGGAGGCTGAGCTGGTGCCCCAGCTGTCTGTCCTAGAGGAATATTCTGTCCCCTGTGCACACGCTGCCCACGTGACAGGCCTCAAGATCCTAAGTCCCAGCCTCATGGTCTCAGCCTCTATAGACCAACGGCTGACCTTCTGGCGTCTGGGGCATGGTGAGCCCACCTTCATGAACAGCACTGTGTACCACGTACCAGATGTGGCTGACATGGACTGCTGGCCTGTGAGCCCTGAGTTTGGCCATCGCTGTGCTCTTGGGGGTCAGGGACTTGAGGTTTATAACTGGTATGACTGA
- the Wdr6 gene encoding WD repeat-containing protein 6 isoform X1, with product MDALGDLVWPRATSELILLPVTGLECVGDRLLAGEGPDLLVYNLDFGGHLRMLKRVQNLLGHYLIHGFRVRPEPKGDVDSEAMIAVFGSKGLRIVKISWGPSHLRELWRSGLWNMSDWIWDVRWLEGNVALALGHNSVVLYDPVTGCMLQDVPCTDRCTLSSACLIGDTWKELTIVAGAVSNQLLVWYPATALTDNKPVAPDRRVSGHVGVIFSMSYLESKGLLATASEDRSVRIWKVGDLRVPGGRVQNIGHCFGHSARVWQVRLLENYLISAGEDCVCLVWSHEGEILQAFRGHQGRGIRAIAAHERQAWVITGGDDSGIRLWHLVGRGYPGLGVSALCFKSPSRPGALKAVTLAGSWRVLAVTDAGALYLYDVEVKCWEQLLEDNRFTSYCLLEAAPGPEGFGLCALANGEGLVKVVPINTPTAAVDQNLFQGKVHSLSWALRGYEELLLLASGPGGVVVCLEISAAPTGKAIFVKERCRYLLPPSKQRWHTCSAFLPPGDFLVCGDRRGSVMLFPARPSLFKNPGGGGKAITEAEAPGAGGSGGGSEKVATGLRPVSSLHSLHGRQGVTSVTCHGGYVYSTGRDGTYYQLFVHGGQLQPVLRQKSCRGMNWIAGLRMVPDGSMVILGFHANEFIVWSPRSHEKLHIVNCGGGHRSWAFSDTEAAMAFAYLKDGDVMLYRALGGCIRPNVILREGLHGREITCVRRVGTVTLGPEFEVPSLEHPDYLEPGSEGPGLIDIVITCSEDTTVCVLALPTTTGSAHALTAVCNHISSVRALAVWGIGTPGGPQDSRPGLTAQVVSAGGRAEMHCFSIMVTPDPSTPSRLACHVMHLSSHRLDEYWDRHRNRHRMVKVDPETRYMSLAICEFDSDKPGFGPLVAAACSDGAVRLFLLQDSGRILHLLAETFHHKRCVLKVHSFTHEAPNQRRRLILCSAATDGSLAFWDLTTAMDRGSTTLESPAHPGLPYQLGTPCLTVQAHSCGVNSLHTLPTPEGHHLVASGSEDGSLHVFTLAVKMPELKEADGEAELVPQLSVLEEYSVPCAHAAHVTGLKILSPSLMVSASIDQRLTFWRLGHGEPTFMNSTVYHVPDVADMDCWPVSPEFGHRCALGGQGLEVYNWYD from the exons GTGAGGGGCCTGATTTACTGGTGTACAACTTGGACTTCGGTGGGCATCTCCGGATGCTGAAGCGAGTACAGAACCTGCTTGGCCACTATCTTATCCATGGGTTCCGAGTGCGACCAGAGCCCAAAGGAGACGTTGACTCTGAGGCCATGATAGCTGTGTTTGGGAGTAAGGGACTCAGAATTGTGAAAATTAGCTGGGGTCCAAGCCATCTTCGAGAGCTCTGGCGCTCTGGCCTGTGGAACATGTCCGACTGGATCTGGGATGTTCGCTGGCTGGAGGGCAATGTGGCCTTGGCCTTGGGCCACAACTCAGTGGTGCTGTATGACCCTGTGACTGGGTGCATGCTGCAGGATGTACCCTGCACAGACAGGTGCACCCTCTCCTCAGCCTGCCTGATTGGAGACACCTGGAAGGAACTGACCATAGTGGCAGGTGCGGTTTCCAACCAGCTCCTGGTCTGGTATCCAGCCACGGCTTTAACAGACAACAAACCTGTGGCACCTGACCGGCGGGTTAGTGGACACGTGGGTGTCATCTTCAGCATGTCATACCTCGAAAGCAAGGGCCTGCTGGCAACTGCCTCAGAAGATCGAAGTGTCCGCATCTGGAAGGTGGGCGACCTCCGGGTGCCTGGGGGTCGGGTGCAGAATATTGGTCACTGCTTTGGACATAGTGCCCGTGTGTGGCAGGTGAGGCTCTTAGAGAATTATCTTATTAGTGCAGGAGAGGACTGTGTCTGCTTGGTTTGGAGCCATGAAGGTGAGATCCTTCAAGCCTTTCGGGGCCACCAGGGCCGCGGGATCCGAGCCATAGCAGCTCATGAGAGGCAAGCCTGGGTGATCACTGGGGGTGACGACTCAGGCATTCGGCTCTGGCATCTGGTAGGTCGTGGGTATCCAGGCTTGGGCGTCTCAGCTCTGTGCTTCAAGTCCCCTAGCCGGCCAGGTGCCCTCAAGGCTGTGACTCTGGCTGGTTCTTGGAGAGTACTGGCAGTGACTGATGCAGGGGCCCTCTACCTCTACGACGTTGAGGTCAAATGCTGGGAGCAGCTGCTGGAGGACAACCGATTTACATCTTACTGTCTGCTGGAAGCAGCTCCAGGGCCTGAGGGCTTTGGACTCTGTGCCTTGGCCAATGGGGAGGGTCTTGTCAAGGTTGTCCCTATCAACACTCCCACTGCTGCTGTGGACCAGAACCTGTTCCAGGGGAAGGTCCACAGCCTGAGTTGGGCCCTCCGTGGCTATGAGGAGCTTCTGTTGCTGGCATCAGGCCCTGGTGGGGTAGTAGTTTGCTTGGAGATCTCAGCTGCACCTACTGGCAAGGCCATCTTTGTCAAGGAACGTTGCCGGTACCTGCTTCCCCCAAGCAAGCAGAgatggcacacatgtagtgcCTTCCTGCCCCCAGGTGACTTCCTGGTCTGTGGGGACCGCCGTGGCTCTGTGATGCTGTTCCCTGCCAGACCAAGTCTATTTAAAAATCCTGGGGGTGGAGGCAAGGCTATCACTGAAGCTGAGGCACCTGGAGCTGGTGGTAGCGGTGGTGGGTCTGAGAAGGTTGCAACAGGATTACGCCCAGTATCTTCCCTCCATTCTCTGCATGGGAGACAGGGAGTGACCTCAGTTACCTGTCATGGTGGCTATGTATACAGCACAGGGCGTGATGGCACCTACTACCAGCTCTTCGTACATGGCGGCCAGCTCCAGCCAGTCCTAAGGCAGAAGTCCTGTCGTGGCATGAACTGGATAGCTGGGCTTCGCATGGTGCCTGATGGAAGCATGGTCATCTTGGGCTTCCATGCCAATGAATTTATAGTGTGGAGCCCCCGGTCCCATGAGAAGCTGCATATCGTCAACTGCGGTGGAGGGCACCGCTCCTGGGCCTTTTCTGATACTGAGGCAGCCATGGCCTTTGCCTACCTTAAGGATGGTGATGTCATGCTCTATCGGGCTCTAGGTGGCTGCATTCGTCCAAATGTGATTCTCCGAGAGGGTCTGCATGGCCGTGAAATCACATGTGTAAGGCGCGTAGGGACTGTAACCCTGGGCCCTGAATTTGAGGTACCCAGCTTGGAGCATCCTGACTACCTGGAGCCTGGCAGTGAGGGGCCTGGTCTGATTGACATCGTGATCACATGCAGCGAGGACACTACTGTCTGTGTCCTAGCGCTTCCCACAACCACAGGCTCAGCCCATGCACTCACAGCTGTTTGTAACCATATCTCTTCGGTGCGTGCTCTGGCAGTGTGGGGCATTGGCACTCCAGGTGGCCCACAGGATTCTCGACCAGGTCTCACTGCTCAAGTAGTATCTGCAGGGGGTCGAGCTGAGATGCACTGCTTCAGCATCATGGTCACTCCTGACCCCAGCACCCCAAGCCGCCTTGCCTGCCACGTCATGCACCTTTCATCCCACCGGCTCGATGAGTACTGGGACCGGCATCGTAACCGGCACCGGATGGTCAAGGTGGACCCTGAGACCAG GTACATGTCTCTTGCTATTTGTGAGTTTGACTCGGATAAGCCTGGCTTTGGACCCCTTGTGGCTGCAGCCTGTAGTGATGGAGCAGTAAG GCTTTTTCTCTTGCAGGACTCTGGGCGAATTCTGCATCTCCTTGCTGAGACTTTCCACCATAAGCGGTGTGTTCtcaaagtccattccttcactcatGAGGCACCTAACCAGCGGCG GAGGCTGATCCTGTGTAGTGCAGCTACAGACGGCAGCCTGGCCTTCTGGGATCTTACCACTGCGATGGACCGTGGCTCCACTACCCTGGAGTCCCCAGCACACCCTGGGCTTCCCTATC AGCTGGGCACTCCCTGCTTGACCGTCCAGGCCCATAGCTGTGGTGTCAACAGCCTGCACACCCTGCCTACCCCTGAGGGCCACCATCTTGTGGCCAGTGGCAGTGAGGATGGGTCCCTCCATGTCTTTACCCTTGCTGTGAAGATGCCAGAGCTGAAAGAGGCTGATGGGGAGGCTGAGCTGGTGCCCCAGCTGTCTGTCCTAGAGGAATATTCTGTCCCCTGTGCACACGCTGCCCACGTGACAGGCCTCAAGATCCTAAGTCCCAGCCTCATGGTCTCAGCCTCTATAGACCAACGGCTGACCTTCTGGCGTCTGGGGCATGGTGAGCCCACCTTCATGAACAGCACTGTGTACCACGTACCAGATGTGGCTGACATGGACTGCTGGCCTGTGAGCCCTGAGTTTGGCCATCGCTGTGCTCTTGGGGGTCAGGGACTTGAGGTTTATAACTGGTATGACTGA